Proteins from a genomic interval of Sulfurimonas sp. HSL3-2:
- a CDS encoding c-type cytochrome, producing MKKIVTASVIAAAVASTLMAAAVDPAKCAGCHGASFEKKALGQSKIVKDMTHAEITKALKGYRDVPGFGHSPAKGAMAGQAKAYTDAELEAFAKTIGK from the coding sequence ATGAAAAAAATCGTTACTGCTTCTGTAATAGCTGCTGCTGTTGCTTCAACTTTAATGGCTGCTGCTGTTGATCCAGCTAAATGTGCTGGTTGTCATGGTGCAAGCTTTGAGAAAAAAGCTCTAGGTCAATCTAAAATCGTTAAAGATATGACTCATGCTGAGATTACAAAAGCTCTTAAAGGTTATAGAGATGTTCCAGGTTTCGGACACTCTCCAGCAAAAGGTGCAATGGCTGGTCAAGCTAAAGCATACACTGACGCTGAGCTAGAAGCATTCGCAAAAACTATCGGTAAATAA
- the rfaE1 gene encoding D-glycero-beta-D-manno-heptose-7-phosphate kinase produces MEILKSAKPNILVIGDLMLDHYLWGSCERISPEAPVQVVDIAKETTVLGGAGNVINNLVTLGANVSVSSVIGDDSNGKELTAMLQSIGVKTDDLVLQTGRKTSKKSRVIAVSQQVLRYDKESKDAIDERSTSKILASLEKSISLYDAIILSDYGKGVLTSSLCQGVIKIAREMGKKVLVDPKGSDYAKYKGAYLLTPNKKEAALATKIDINSDEALKDALLKLKNECELNISMITLSEDGIAIFDDSVKKFPTVAKEVYDVTGAGDTVIASIAYSLSAGKTIGESCKFANLAAGVVVGKIGSATVTLDEIEEYEAALHKSSSDAHIKSFEDIDKIVSRCKMNGKKIVFTNGCFDILHVGHVKYLQVAKSFGDVLIVGLNSDESVRRLKGESRPVNMAEDRAYILAALEAVDYVVPFTEDTPYELIKMISPDVLVKGGDYEGKDVVGTEFAGELRLVDFVDGKSTTKTIQKIQGKLC; encoded by the coding sequence ATGGAAATTTTAAAAAGTGCAAAACCGAATATCTTAGTCATCGGTGATCTGATGCTTGACCACTATCTGTGGGGAAGCTGTGAACGTATCTCTCCTGAAGCACCTGTACAGGTCGTCGATATCGCAAAAGAGACGACAGTTTTGGGTGGGGCCGGTAATGTTATCAATAACCTTGTTACACTTGGTGCTAACGTAAGTGTTAGCAGTGTTATCGGAGATGACAGCAACGGAAAAGAGCTTACTGCAATGCTTCAAAGCATCGGTGTGAAAACAGATGACCTAGTTTTACAAACAGGACGTAAAACGAGTAAGAAGAGTCGTGTTATAGCAGTGTCGCAGCAAGTCCTCCGTTATGACAAAGAGAGTAAAGATGCGATCGATGAGAGATCTACAAGCAAGATACTCGCTTCTTTAGAAAAATCTATCTCTTTATATGATGCGATAATACTTTCTGATTACGGGAAGGGAGTGTTGACTTCGTCTCTTTGTCAGGGTGTGATCAAAATAGCTAGGGAAATGGGTAAAAAAGTTTTAGTCGATCCGAAAGGGAGCGATTACGCAAAGTATAAAGGTGCATACCTTTTAACCCCAAATAAAAAAGAGGCAGCTCTTGCTACAAAGATAGATATAAACAGTGATGAAGCTTTAAAAGATGCACTTTTAAAACTTAAAAACGAGTGTGAACTCAATATTTCGATGATCACTTTGAGTGAAGACGGTATAGCGATATTTGATGACAGTGTAAAAAAATTTCCTACTGTCGCAAAAGAGGTCTATGATGTCACCGGTGCGGGTGATACTGTAATAGCGTCTATCGCATATTCGCTAAGTGCGGGTAAAACTATAGGTGAAAGCTGTAAGTTTGCAAACCTGGCAGCGGGAGTAGTAGTAGGAAAGATCGGTTCTGCTACGGTCACTCTTGATGAGATAGAGGAGTATGAGGCGGCTCTGCATAAAAGTAGTTCTGATGCACATATAAAAAGTTTTGAAGATATAGACAAGATTGTCTCACGCTGTAAGATGAACGGTAAAAAGATCGTTTTTACAAACGGCTGTTTTGATATCTTACATGTAGGACACGTGAAGTATCTGCAGGTCGCAAAAAGTTTTGGAGATGTACTTATAGTCGGACTCAATTCAGATGAATCGGTCCGTCGTCTAAAAGGTGAAAGTCGTCCTGTAAATATGGCTGAAGACAGAGCTTATATATTGGCAGCACTTGAGGCAGTTGATTATGTAGTTCCTTTTACTGAAGACACTCCGTATGAGCTTATAAAGATGATATCTCCTGATGTCTTGGTAAAGGGTGGAGATTACGAAGGAAAAGATGTAGTTGGAACTGAATTTGCTGGTGAACTGAGATTAGTCGATTTTGTCGATGGCAAAAGTACGACAAAGACAATTCAAAAGATACAAGGCAAATTATGTTAA
- the rfaD gene encoding ADP-glyceromanno-heptose 6-epimerase, which yields MRYIDDELTNKTILITGGAGFIGSNLAFYFQNNHPDAKVVVLDSFRSGETLSNGNLKSFGHFKNLIGFTGEVISGDINDKELLKDLEKNYKFDYIFHEAAISDTTALEQDLMIKTNVNAYKDLLDLAVAHNANMIYASSAATYGDAASPQRVGREAPQNVYGFSKLSMDYLSREYMAKTNISIVGLRYFNVYGPREYFKNTTASMVLQFGHQILAGKNPRLFEGSDKILRDFIFIEDIIQANIKAMQPKKSGIYNVGTGKARSFQDIVDILQRELGTALECEYIPNPFVGRYQFHTEADIEETREGLGYEPAYEMEDGIKAYISEIERLYQTEVKK from the coding sequence ATGCGATACATTGACGATGAATTAACAAATAAAACTATTTTAATTACAGGCGGGGCAGGATTTATCGGCTCTAACTTGGCATTTTACTTTCAAAATAATCATCCGGATGCGAAAGTCGTAGTTCTGGACAGTTTCAGAAGCGGAGAGACTCTTTCAAACGGAAACCTAAAAAGTTTTGGACATTTTAAAAATTTGATAGGTTTTACGGGTGAGGTGATCAGCGGAGACATTAACGATAAAGAGCTTTTAAAAGACCTAGAAAAAAATTACAAATTTGATTATATATTTCACGAAGCTGCTATATCTGATACGACCGCGTTAGAACAAGATCTTATGATAAAAACCAATGTAAATGCATATAAAGACCTGCTTGATCTTGCTGTCGCTCATAATGCAAATATGATCTATGCTTCATCTGCAGCGACTTACGGTGATGCTGCTTCTCCTCAGCGCGTAGGACGCGAAGCACCTCAGAATGTATATGGATTTTCTAAGCTCAGTATGGATTATCTAAGCCGTGAGTATATGGCTAAAACAAATATTTCTATTGTGGGACTGAGATATTTCAATGTCTACGGTCCGAGAGAGTATTTTAAAAATACGACGGCTTCTATGGTACTGCAGTTCGGTCATCAGATACTTGCAGGAAAAAATCCGCGTCTTTTTGAAGGAAGCGACAAGATACTTCGCGACTTTATCTTCATCGAAGATATCATTCAGGCGAATATAAAAGCGATGCAGCCTAAAAAAAGCGGAATCTACAATGTCGGTACGGGAAAAGCAAGAAGTTTTCAGGATATCGTGGATATCCTGCAGCGAGAACTGGGAACTGCATTGGAGTGTGAATATATTCCTAATCCGTTTGTGGGAAGATACCAGTTCCATACGGAAGCGGATATCGAAGAGACAAGAGAAGGCTTGGGCTACGAGCCGGCTTACGAGATGGAAGACGGGATAAAAGCGTATATCTCAGAGATCGAACGTTTATATCAAACGGAAGTGAAAAAATAG
- a CDS encoding c-type cytochrome — MNKAIFLLVSVSISMFAEDGASIYAQNCQNCHGDDGKKAALNKAAPIAGWDKAKTIEALNGYKDGSRNTTGLGKIMTPKVKTLTDEQISAVSEYIATLK, encoded by the coding sequence ATGAACAAAGCTATTTTTTTACTTGTAAGCGTATCGATATCAATGTTTGCAGAAGACGGAGCGTCTATTTATGCACAAAACTGCCAAAACTGTCATGGTGATGATGGCAAAAAAGCGGCTCTCAACAAAGCAGCACCCATAGCAGGATGGGATAAAGCAAAGACTATTGAAGCGCTTAACGGCTATAAAGACGGTTCAAGGAATACAACAGGTCTTGGGAAGATCATGACTCCAAAGGTCAAGACATTAACGGATGAGCAGATAAGTGCTGTATCTGAATATATAGCTACTCTAAAG
- a CDS encoding YfaZ family outer membrane protein — protein MLKKLGLLSVSVAAAFAMHGVDININDKDLEVGAHLDMGQFNDTVEPNTVFLGARYLKGNEDHGDFTKNDHAYYELNFLMKKEVSNSGLSLGLGVKANYTQAKIGTSTRDFTSIPLGVEAGYRLPIDTTVPLYLGGSVYYAPEVLCMNDAKNFLEYRVNFDVEIIQNGRITLGYRSLDTNYDISGTTVDKNYNRSAYVGFKFQF, from the coding sequence ATGTTAAAAAAACTTGGATTACTCAGTGTGAGTGTAGCTGCTGCATTTGCTATGCATGGCGTTGATATCAATATAAATGACAAAGACTTAGAGGTTGGTGCTCATTTAGATATGGGTCAGTTCAATGATACGGTTGAGCCGAATACCGTCTTTTTAGGTGCTAGATATTTAAAAGGGAATGAAGATCATGGTGATTTCACTAAAAATGATCATGCTTACTATGAACTGAACTTTTTAATGAAAAAAGAGGTCTCAAACAGCGGATTATCACTTGGTCTTGGTGTAAAAGCAAACTATACTCAAGCGAAAATCGGTACAAGTACACGTGATTTCACATCGATCCCTTTAGGTGTCGAAGCGGGATATAGACTTCCTATTGATACTACAGTACCTCTTTATTTAGGCGGTAGCGTTTACTATGCTCCTGAAGTCTTATGTATGAACGATGCAAAAAACTTTTTAGAGTATCGTGTTAATTTTGATGTCGAGATTATACAAAATGGTCGTATTACTCTTGGATACAGATCTCTTGATACAAATTATGATATCTCGGGAACGACAGTCGACAAGAACTATAACCGTTCTGCATATGTAGGTTTTAAATTTCAATTCTAA